From Plodia interpunctella isolate USDA-ARS_2022_Savannah chromosome 18, ilPloInte3.2, whole genome shotgun sequence, a single genomic window includes:
- the nito gene encoding RNA-binding protein spenito: MIGLPRSDKDRDRITVKIRNMKRSSSRDSMPRSKRTRSSIGRYDDSSDERVTPERVRRRVRSPSPRGRYVSPHRDDYVRSRELREDSTRPYYKVLCVSALHPKASDEIVKDTLYREYKKFGDFSIKISHELDERVAYVCFRSAEDARDAKHAKPRIILYDKVAIVDPVYEPVRSEYRSRPRSITPPDYDRPYSYTWSPVPERRRPPPDDRAYGIPPTVPHHRDFRPPMHEYPMAGPHGPPMHHRPPMHHPPHPHYMPRPYMPRPHHPPFEKMENKKDKFPNYLHHVQPEDDPLATRTLFAGNLEINISDEELRRIFGRFGIVEDIDIKRPPPGTGNAFAFVRYQTLDMAHRAKVELSGQYIGKFQCKIGYGKATPTTRVWVGGLGPWTSVAQLEREFDRFGAIKKIEYAKGEAHAYILYDSIDAAQAAVKEMRGFALGGPDRRLRIDFADVGNGGPYRPKPYVPPVGEDGRPVEGYEGYEGTWEDGYAYGTPGYRGRGGHRGRGRGMYRGVYHGSADYRDEEWRRAPVDSEYESRIRRSGSREPGVDRSRSRSPRRRSPDSDSDGSPRRTGGMLASARTLPEVVRKATTIWNGALILKNSLFPTKFHLTDGDSEIIDSLMKDEDGKNQLRITQRLRLDQPKLDDVQKRIATSSSHAIFLGVAGSTASITNEDASIQTRPMRNLVSYLKQKEAAGVISLLNKETEATGVLYSFPPCEFSTELLKRTCHNLTEESLKEDHLVIVVVRGGSA; this comes from the coding sequence ATGATTGGATTACCGCGTAGCGATAAAGATAGAGATCGTATAACGGTGAAAATACGTAATATGAAGAGAAGTTCGTCCCGGGATAGTATGCCGCGATCGAAGCGGACGCGCAGTAGCATAGGCAGGTACGACGACAGCTCCGACGAACGCGTCACCCCCGAGAGGGTGCGCCGTCGAGTTCGCTCGCCGAGCCCGCGAGGTCGGTATGTTTCGCCGCACCGCGATGACTACGTGCGCTCCCGAGAGTTGCGGGAGGATTCTACCCGTCCTTATTACAAGGTGCTTTGTGTTAGCGCGCTACATCCAAAAGCTTCCGACGAGATAGTCAAAGATACCTTATATAGAGAGTACAAGAAGTTTGGAGATTTTAGCATAAAAATTTCTCATGAGTTGGACGAAAGAGTGGCTTATGTTTGTTTCCGCAGCGCTGAAGACGCTAGGGACGCCAAACACGCTAAACCGCGTATAATTCTTTATGACAAAGTTGCTATCGTAGATCCAGTCTACGAACCTGTGAGATCGGAGTATAGAAGCAGGCCAAGAAGCATCACTCCACCAGATTATGACCGTCCATACTCTTACACTTGGTCTCCTGTCCCCGAAAGACGTCGTCCTCCTCCAGATGATAGGGCGTATGGAATACCACCTACTGTCCCTCATCATAGGGACTTCCGCCCTCCAATGCATGAGTACCCAATGGCAGGTCCTCATGGTCCCCCAATGCATCATAGGCCTCCTATGCATCATCCCCCTCATCCTCACTACATGCCGCGACCATATATGCCCAGGCCTCATCATCCACCTTTTgagaaaatggaaaataaaaaggatAAATTCCCTAACTACTTGCATCATGTCCAACCGGAGGATGATCCTCTGGCAACCCGAACATTGTTTGCCGGTAATTTGGAAATCAACATATCAGATGAAGAGCTCCGCCGTATATTTGGACGATTTGGTATTGTTGAAGATATTGATATCAAGCGCCCACCTCCTGGCACAGGCAATGCCTTTGCTTTTGTAAGGTATCAGACTTTGGACATGGCTCATAGAGCTAAAGTAGAGCTGTCTGGACAATATATTGGTAAATTCCAGTGCAAAATAGGATATGGTAAAGCAACTCCTACAACACGAGTATGGGTTGGAGGTTTAGGTCCTTGGACTTCAGTTGCACAACTAGAGAGAGAATTTGACAGGTTTGGAGctataaagaaaatagaatATGCAAAAGGTGAAGCCCATgcatacattttgtatgattCAATAGATGCTGCACAAGCTGCTGTAAAAGAGATGAGAGGTTTTGCTCTTGGAGGACCAGATAGAAGGCTTCGTATAGATTTTGCTGATGTGGGCAATGGTGGGCCATACAGGCCAAAGCCTTATGTGCCACCAGTGGGTGAAGATGGAAGACCTGTTGAGGGCTATGAAGGTTATGAAGGAACATGGGAAGATGGTTATGCTTATGGAACTCCTGGTTATAGAGGAAGAGGAGGACATCGTGGGCGCGGACGTGGGATGTACAGAGGCGTGTATCATGGCAGTGCAGACTATAGAGATGAGGAGTGGAGAAGGGCCCCAGTGGACAGTGAATACGAAAGTCGCATACGACGTTCTGGGTCGCGAGAGCCGGGAGTAGACCGCTCGCGATCGCGCTCTCCACGTCGCAGGTCCCCTGACAGTGATTCAGATGGCTCTCCCCGCAGAACTGGTGGCATGCTTGCATCTGCCAGAACTCTACCGGAAGTAGTCCGTAAGGCAACCACAATATGGAATGGAGCACTCATCCTGAAAAACTCTTTATTCCCTACCAAATTCCATCTCACTGATGGTGATTCAGAAATCATTGACAGTCTCATGAAGGATGAGGATGGCAAGAACCAACTGAGAATCACACAGAGGTTGCGCTTGGACCAGCCGAAGTTAGATGATGTTCAGAAGCGCATAGCTACATCTAGTTCACATGCAATTTTCTTGGGAGTGGCAGGATCAACAGCTTCTATTACAAATGAGGATGCCAGTATTCAGACCCGGCCAATGAGAAATTTGGTGTCATATTTGAAGCAAAAGGAAGCTGCTGGTGTGATATCCCTTCTGAACAAGGAGACAGAAGCTACTGGAGTGTTATACTCATTTCCTCCTTGTGAATTTTCAACTGAACTCCTTAAGAGGACCTGTCATAACTTAACTGAAGAAAGTCTTAAAGAGGACCACCTTGTTATTGTGGTAGTCCGTGGTGGTTCtgcttaa
- the Pex11ab gene encoding peroxisomal membrane protein 11B has product MDVIIKVNNQSNGRDKLARLIQYTSRLVWHQLETRNANKYSVDRIKNLESNLGSFRKILRLGRCIDICYTALDSMNIEDPILRLTLTTSKLAHALYLYADHIVWLTRSGFLKTDSDSWNRTANKFWLLSIIANLTRDFYEILQILELNKSTFLKPSELLNVSARHFDMSSSVKHIYALVNCHKDVFIDTVKNSCDLFIPLTALGFMKLSPSAVGTLGALSSIAALVTLVKPITKIVPS; this is encoded by the exons atggatgttattataaaagttaataaccAATCAAACGGAAGGGACAAATTGGCAAG aTTAATTCAATACACAAGTCGTCTTGTATGGCATCAATTAGAAACAAGAAATGCAAACAAGTATTCTGTTGATAGAATCAAAAATTTAGAGAGTAATCTTGGGTCATTCAGAAAAA TATTGCGGTTGGGAAGGTGTATAGACATCTGCTATACAGCTCTAGATAGCATGAATATTGAAGACCCTATTTTAAGACTTACATTGACAACAAGTAAACTGGCTCACGCATTATACTTATATGCAGACCACATTGTTTGGTTAACAAGAAGTGGATTCTTAAAAACCGATTCTGATAGTTGGAACCGAACCGCTAATAAATTCTGGTTGCTCTCCATTATTGCCAACTTAACAAGAgacttttatgaaattttacagATATTAGAACTTAacaaatcaacatttttaaagcCATCAGAATTACTAAATGTATCTGCTAGGCATTTTGACATGTCATCAAGTGTGAAACATATTTATGCATTGGTAAATTGCCACAAAGATGTTTTTATTGATACTGTGAAAAACTCTTGTGACCTGTTTATTCCGTTGACTGCATTAGGGTTTATGAAGTTGAGTCCAAGTGCAGTTGGTACTCTCGGTGCATTGTCTTCCATTGCTGCTCTTGTAACTCTTGTCAAACCGATAACTAAAATAGTACCTTCTTAA
- the mRpS17 gene encoding small ribosomal subunit protein uS17m: protein MARNLAETARKFLLLGQCVPTVKQNAAKIRVKRLELDENLLMYFRKDEFFYCHDPENLCKTGDIVLIQALPQKLTKLITHEVKEVVYPMGDITDPITGKKVAKERYREDIEKEAELYGKKKSAFDYTKAPARGWQDGKKDFTSKPTYTKYHVFDENDPYAI, encoded by the exons ATGGCTAGAAACTTAGCTGAGACTGCAAGAAAATTTCTTCTTTTGGGGCAGTGTGTGCCTACCGTGAAACAAAACGCTGCTAAAATTAGAGTGAAGAGGTTAGAATTGGATGAGAATTTATTGATg taCTTTAGAAAAGATGAATTTTTCTATTGCCATGATCCAGAAAATCTATGTAAAACTGGTGATATTGTTCTAATACAAGCTCTGCCTCAGAAATTGACTAAGCTGATCACTCATGAGGTGAAGGAAGTTGTTTACCCAATGGGAGATATTACGGATCCTATCACAGGCAAGAAGGTAGCAAAGGAAAGGTATAGGGAAGATATTGAAAAAGAAGCTGAATTGTATGGAAAGAAAAAATCTGCATTCGATTACACTAAGGCACCCGCAAGAGGCTGGCAAGATGGAAAGAAAGACTTCACTTCCAAACCAACCTATACAAAATACcatgtttttgatgaaaatgaCCCCTATGCTATTTAA